Proteins found in one Gadus macrocephalus chromosome 23, ASM3116895v1 genomic segment:
- the LOC132452584 gene encoding uncharacterized protein LOC132452584, with product MDQSRLGSVLGHLAQMAERQGQLQHTQSEVLTELAQSMAADRAVLRELLASGGRGEGPRGAGPVANIHVPKMGKADDAEAFLETFQGVAEVSGWPHQEWAHRLLPLLTEEAQLADHSLPAGAQRDYGTITRAIRDRLGLYPEEHRRRFRTLAFTEGDRPFAFAQQLRDQARRWFVPDQNSAEDVVEQVALERFVEGLPARTSAWTHQRPSDHQHRSHAPVQQPYDGTGQARR from the exons ATGGACCAGTCACGGCTGGGAAGCGTGCTCGGGCATCTGGCCCAGATGGCGGAACGACAGGGCCAGCTCCAGCATACCCAAAGCGAGGTGCTCACAGAGCTGGCCCAGTCCATGGCGGCGGATCGGGCCGTCCTACGGGAGCTCCTCGCCTCCGGGGGACGTGGCGAGGGACCCAGGGGAGCAGGACCCGTGGCCAACATCCACGTCCCAAAGATGGGGAAGGCGGACGATGCGGAAGCCTTCCTGGAGACTTTTCAGGGGGTGGCCGAGGTCTCCGGGTGGCCTCATCAGGAGTGGGCTCATCGTCTCCTGCCGCTCCTGACGGAAGAGGCCCAGCTTGCGGACCACAGTCTGCCAGCCGGGGCCCAGCGGGACTATGGGACCATCACCAGGGCCATCCGGGACCGGCTTGGCCTTTACCCGGAAGAACATCGTCGCCGGTTCCGGACACTGGCGTTCACCGAGGGGGACCGTCCCTTCGCCTTTGCCCAGCAGCTGCGGGACCAGGCGAGGAGGTGGTTCGTTCCGGACCAGAACTCGgcagaggacgtggtggagcaggtggcccTGGAGAGGTTCGTTGAGGGGCTTCCGGCCAGGACCTCCGCCTGG ACCCACCAACGGCCCAGCGACCACCAACACCGGTCCCACGCACCGGTGCAGCAGCCCTACGACGGGACAGGCCAAGCCCGGCGCTGA